One Peribacillus simplex NBRC 15720 = DSM 1321 genomic region harbors:
- a CDS encoding ABC transporter permease, which translates to MRKIKKQKIYLLALLLPFILFVIGFEIGPLVAMIKNSFYADDGIQVTLNQYITIFKSEFYLQAIQNSLVISLISAVISVIVAVIVAYSFTKFSQKIKNRLLMITNMASNFEGIPLSFSFIILLGNNGLFTLLFSKIGGDVFADFNLYSWTGLILVYIYFQIPLAIMLIYPSYQGIKKQWKEASSLLGGSTLSFWLHIGIPVLLPSIVGTFSILFANSMGAYATAYALVGSNYNLLSLQIASLVASDVALKPQLGSALGVLLAATMIGAMWFNERMMRRIRRDLR; encoded by the coding sequence TTGCGAAAAATAAAAAAACAAAAAATTTACTTATTAGCTCTTTTACTGCCATTTATTTTGTTTGTGATTGGATTTGAAATAGGCCCATTAGTGGCAATGATTAAAAATAGTTTTTATGCAGACGATGGAATTCAAGTTACGCTTAATCAATATATCACCATATTTAAAAGTGAATTTTACTTACAAGCCATTCAAAATAGCCTTGTCATTTCTTTAATTTCTGCTGTAATTTCAGTGATTGTAGCAGTCATTGTAGCCTATTCGTTTACAAAGTTCTCACAAAAAATAAAAAATCGCTTACTGATGATTACCAATATGGCGTCGAACTTTGAGGGGATTCCCCTTTCATTTTCATTTATTATTTTACTTGGAAACAATGGGTTGTTTACGTTGCTTTTTTCTAAGATTGGTGGGGATGTGTTTGCGGATTTTAATTTATATTCATGGACAGGCCTCATTCTTGTTTATATATATTTTCAAATTCCGCTTGCTATTATGCTCATCTACCCGTCTTATCAAGGAATTAAGAAACAATGGAAAGAAGCCTCTTCATTATTAGGAGGATCAACATTATCATTTTGGCTTCACATTGGGATTCCAGTTCTTTTACCTAGTATTGTAGGTACATTCAGTATTTTGTTTGCTAATTCGATGGGAGCTTACGCTACAGCCTATGCATTAGTAGGCAGCAACTATAACTTATTGTCATTGCAAATTGCCTCACTAGTTGCTAGTGACGTTGCATTAAAGCCACAGCTAGGTAGTGCGTTGGGAGTTCTTCTAGCAGCGACAATGATAGGGGCGATGTGGTTCAATGAACGAATGATGCGCCGCATTAGGAGGGATTTACGATGA
- a CDS encoding DinB family protein, with the protein MNHPEQVLEMYNYHAWANGVIIDRLNELPQHIYHKEIQSGFSSVSKVLSHIYLTDYAWFDIISGKSMDEAMASSNQLREEVEKKSIEEMKKIFIDLFERNKALLSTEDMKKVIVVDNPYAGLLETSISESVLHVVTHGSYHRGNIATMLRQMGHTSVMQDYGLYLYSK; encoded by the coding sequence ATGAATCATCCCGAGCAAGTATTAGAAATGTATAACTATCACGCGTGGGCAAATGGAGTCATCATCGATCGGTTAAATGAACTTCCACAGCACATTTACCATAAGGAAATTCAGAGTGGTTTTTCGTCGGTATCAAAAGTGTTGTCTCACATTTATCTCACAGATTATGCGTGGTTTGACATTATCTCAGGTAAAAGTATGGATGAAGCAATGGCATCTTCTAATCAATTAAGAGAAGAGGTGGAGAAGAAAAGTATTGAGGAAATGAAAAAAATATTCATAGACCTATTCGAAAGAAACAAAGCACTTCTGAGTACAGAGGATATGAAAAAGGTAATTGTCGTGGATAACCCATATGCTGGGTTGCTTGAAACTTCCATTTCCGAATCGGTATTACACGTTGTCACTCACGGTTCCTATCATCGCGGCAATATAGCTACCATGTTGCGGCAAATGGGGCACACTTCCGTTATGCAAGATTATGGCCTTTATCTTTATTCAAAATAG
- a CDS encoding DHA2 family efflux MFS transporter permease subunit, giving the protein MNHDKTAITKIRTGPMFAVMLAGALVAFLNQTLINIALPQLMTHFEISAATANWLTTIFLLVNGIVIPITAFLMERFNTRQLYLASMGLFALGTFLCGIAPSFSVLLIGRVVQAAGAGILFPLITNVIFTLFPPNRRGFAMGIFGIAMNFAPAVGPTLSGWIIQNYSWRVLFFIIFPFALLDFIFAIFIIKKVGKTSRPKLDKMGVILSTIGFGGVLYGFATGGTKGWGSPEVLTMFLVGGISLVLFVWRQFTVSHPILEFRIFRYRMFTLTTIINIIATMGMFSGMIIMPIYMQNIRGFTPMESGLMLLPGGILMGIMSPITGKLFDRFGARWLAVSGLAITIITTYLLTRLETDTSYSYVVWVYTIRMFGMSILMMPIFTAGLNELALSLNKYGTAMVNTLRMVAGAVGMAFFVSIMTNQGTKHVQEILSQRNISADNTSQMAMAIKQGSVMGVDDAFMIATGLTIIAFILAFYIRQTSPQEDTITNRLSKKAAE; this is encoded by the coding sequence ATGAATCACGACAAAACAGCAATCACTAAAATTCGTACAGGCCCCATGTTTGCAGTGATGTTAGCTGGTGCTCTAGTCGCTTTCTTAAATCAGACTTTAATCAATATCGCATTGCCTCAATTAATGACTCATTTTGAAATATCGGCTGCAACAGCTAATTGGCTTACTACTATCTTCTTATTGGTCAATGGGATTGTCATCCCGATTACTGCTTTCTTAATGGAACGATTTAATACAAGACAATTATATCTTGCTTCAATGGGACTCTTTGCATTAGGAACTTTTTTATGTGGAATTGCCCCCAGCTTCTCCGTCTTATTGATCGGACGGGTGGTTCAAGCTGCAGGTGCGGGGATTTTATTCCCTTTGATTACAAATGTAATTTTCACATTATTTCCACCTAACAGACGCGGCTTCGCAATGGGCATATTTGGTATCGCGATGAATTTTGCCCCAGCTGTAGGACCGACGTTATCAGGATGGATTATACAAAACTATTCTTGGCGGGTTCTGTTTTTTATCATTTTCCCATTTGCCCTGCTTGACTTCATCTTTGCAATTTTCATCATTAAAAAAGTGGGGAAAACCAGCCGGCCTAAACTCGATAAAATGGGTGTAATCCTATCCACTATCGGATTCGGCGGTGTTCTATATGGATTTGCTACAGGCGGTACCAAGGGCTGGGGCAGTCCCGAAGTACTGACGATGTTCCTTGTTGGAGGAATCAGTTTAGTTTTATTTGTCTGGAGGCAATTTACTGTATCTCATCCTATTTTGGAATTTAGAATTTTTCGGTATCGGATGTTCACTTTAACGACAATCATCAACATCATCGCAACTATGGGTATGTTCTCCGGAATGATCATCATGCCAATCTATATGCAGAATATCCGTGGGTTTACTCCAATGGAATCCGGTCTCATGCTATTGCCAGGCGGGATTTTAATGGGGATCATGTCTCCTATCACGGGTAAACTGTTTGATCGATTTGGTGCGAGATGGCTTGCGGTGAGCGGACTTGCCATCACTATCATTACAACCTATCTTTTAACGCGGCTTGAAACAGATACGTCTTATTCTTATGTAGTGTGGGTATATACAATTAGAATGTTCGGAATGTCGATACTGATGATGCCTATCTTTACAGCTGGATTAAATGAATTGGCACTTAGCCTAAATAAATATGGAACAGCAATGGTCAATACATTGAGAATGGTAGCAGGCGCTGTTGGCATGGCATTCTTTGTTTCGATCATGACAAACCAGGGAACGAAACATGTTCAGGAAATCTTATCTCAAAGAAACATATCGGCAGATAATACATCACAAATGGCCATGGCCATTAAACAAGGCAGCGTAATGGGAGTGGATGATGCATTCATGATAGCAACAGGTTTGACCATTATTGCATTCATACTGGCCTTTTATATACGGCAAACTTCACCACAAGAAGATACCATTACAAATCGCCTATCAAAAAAAGCAGCTGAATAA
- a CDS encoding ABC transporter ATP-binding protein: MSYVTIDQVTKGYENQVVLNNISLTLKKGEFATLLGQSGCGKSTLLRSIAGLEGVDVGRILIDGKDITNLSPRQREVGMVFQSYALFPNMTVFDNIAYGLKMKKVKNINSRVKKMIDMVDLIGKEESYPHQLSGGQQQRVALARALVMEPKVLLLDEPLSALDAKIRKSLQKELKRIQKELDITTIFVTHDQEEAMTMSDRIFVMNKGKVVQSGSPSEIYTSPVNTFVAKFIGNYNVCNMEVFHKLVRSTELIGNEVAIRPEVLQLVSVVEDSLDLQENWGIKGFIKDITMTGNVLRYEVETEESAFHVDYLHHRGEMFEQGARVQILVPKKECIIL, translated from the coding sequence ATGAGCTATGTAACCATCGATCAAGTGACTAAGGGGTATGAAAATCAAGTCGTTTTAAATAACATTTCTTTAACATTAAAAAAAGGAGAATTTGCTACACTTCTTGGGCAAAGCGGATGCGGAAAAAGTACATTATTACGTTCCATTGCGGGGCTTGAAGGTGTTGATGTAGGAAGAATCTTAATTGATGGAAAAGATATTACTAATTTATCACCGCGTCAGCGTGAAGTCGGTATGGTGTTTCAGTCTTATGCGCTTTTCCCGAATATGACCGTTTTTGACAATATCGCGTACGGCCTTAAAATGAAGAAGGTAAAAAATATTAATTCAAGAGTGAAAAAGATGATTGATATGGTTGATTTAATAGGAAAAGAAGAGTCTTATCCTCATCAGTTATCTGGCGGACAACAGCAGAGGGTTGCTCTTGCCCGAGCGCTTGTCATGGAGCCGAAAGTACTGCTTTTGGATGAGCCGTTAAGCGCATTGGATGCTAAGATTAGAAAAAGTTTGCAAAAAGAATTAAAGAGAATACAGAAAGAATTAGATATTACAACTATTTTTGTTACTCATGATCAGGAAGAAGCAATGACGATGTCTGATCGAATTTTTGTCATGAATAAAGGAAAAGTTGTACAATCCGGTTCTCCATCAGAAATTTATACTTCTCCAGTCAATACATTTGTTGCAAAATTTATCGGAAATTATAATGTTTGTAATATGGAAGTTTTCCATAAACTTGTTCGCAGCACAGAATTAATAGGGAATGAAGTCGCCATTCGTCCTGAAGTTTTACAATTAGTTTCTGTTGTTGAGGATAGCTTGGATTTACAAGAAAACTGGGGAATTAAAGGGTTTATTAAAGATATTACTATGACAGGGAATGTTTTAAGATATGAAGTAGAAACAGAGGAGTCCGCTTTTCATGTAGACTATCTTCACCACCGTGGGGAAATGTTTGAGCAAGGAGCACGCGTTCAAATTCTTGTACCTAAGAAAGAATGCATTATTTTATAA
- a CDS encoding alkaline phosphatase family protein — protein MSNKVIAIVVDGMRYDKACETLGFIQHLVETNQAALYKVKSELPSLSRPLYEVLLTGTPASVNGITSNQAVRLSTEKSLFHLTKENGLRNGTVSYYWVSELYNRAPFHFIEDREQEDTSNPIQYGKFYWDDDYPDSHVLMDAEALRRKYDPHFLYIHPLGVDVKGEIFGSESKEYREQILKMGSLLAQLLPIWIKEGYHILITSDHGMSEYGNHGGITDGERDVPLFIISSKGEPGVYSEVVPQLAFAPLVCELLNIEPSDKMISYQFPGLKGKVTL, from the coding sequence ATGTCAAATAAAGTAATAGCAATTGTTGTTGATGGTATGAGATATGATAAAGCATGTGAGACACTTGGATTTATTCAACATCTAGTTGAAACAAATCAGGCAGCACTTTACAAAGTAAAGTCGGAACTCCCAAGTCTTTCCCGTCCATTATATGAAGTGTTACTAACGGGTACACCGGCATCAGTGAACGGAATTACGTCCAATCAAGCCGTTCGCTTATCTACAGAGAAAAGTCTCTTTCATCTTACGAAAGAAAATGGCTTAAGAAACGGAACGGTATCTTATTACTGGGTAAGCGAACTTTATAATCGCGCGCCATTCCATTTTATTGAAGATCGTGAGCAAGAAGATACATCCAATCCTATTCAATACGGAAAATTTTATTGGGACGATGACTATCCAGACAGTCATGTGTTAATGGATGCAGAAGCTTTGCGTAGAAAGTATGACCCACACTTTTTATATATTCATCCGCTCGGTGTAGATGTAAAAGGAGAAATTTTTGGCTCGGAATCAAAAGAATATCGTGAGCAAATCCTAAAAATGGGAAGCTTGTTGGCACAACTTTTGCCAATTTGGATCAAAGAAGGTTACCACATATTAATTACATCGGATCATGGCATGAGTGAATATGGCAACCATGGCGGCATAACTGATGGTGAGCGTGATGTACCGCTATTTATCATTAGTTCAAAAGGTGAGCCTGGCGTTTACAGTGAAGTGGTTCCGCAATTAGCTTTTGCACCGCTCGTTTGTGAACTTTTAAATATTGAGCCGTCCGATAAAATGATTTCATATCAATTTCCAGGTCTGAAAGGAAAAGTTACCCTTTAA
- the xylE gene encoding D-xylose transporter XylE translates to MKQKRNSLYIFSITLVAAIGGLLFGYDTAVISGAEKSLKVYFIDSLGLGSLAHGVTVSSALIGCIIGGLISGYFGSRLGRKKSLILAAILFIVSALGASYPEFLFFTKGEPTLSLLLAFNFYRIIGGIGVGLASAICPIYIGEIAPADIRGRLVSFNQFMIIFGMLVVYFVNWGIANGETLEWINDVGWRYMFASGAIPALLFAVLLFLVPETPRYLAIQNQDQKALAILTKINGSLEAKAILGDIKQSTTINISSEKLFAYGKLVIIVGVLLSVFQQFVGINVALYYAPRIFESMGAAKDSSMLQTIIMGLVNVIFTVIAILTVDRWGRKPLLIVGSIGMAIGMFGVASMAFSNIIGIGTLVFIIIYTASFMMSWGPICWVLISEIFPNKIRGRAVAIAVAAQWAANYFISSTYPMMMEYSGGLTYGFYGLMSVLSALFVWKMVPETKGKTLEQMENIWRRNVKNSEDSQII, encoded by the coding sequence ATGAAGCAAAAACGAAACTCATTATATATCTTTTCTATTACATTAGTGGCCGCAATTGGAGGGTTACTGTTTGGATATGATACAGCCGTAATATCTGGAGCTGAAAAATCATTAAAGGTTTATTTTATCGATAGCTTAGGGTTAGGCTCTTTGGCACATGGCGTCACCGTATCAAGTGCTTTAATAGGATGTATTATCGGAGGATTAATATCCGGCTATTTTGGATCAAGACTAGGACGTAAAAAATCACTTATACTTGCAGCAATTCTTTTTATAGTATCAGCATTAGGTGCTTCTTATCCTGAATTTTTATTTTTTACAAAAGGTGAACCAACACTTTCTTTATTACTAGCTTTTAACTTTTATCGAATTATAGGGGGAATTGGTGTTGGATTAGCGTCAGCTATTTGTCCAATCTATATAGGAGAAATTGCTCCGGCAGATATTCGCGGCAGATTGGTATCATTTAATCAGTTTATGATTATTTTTGGTATGTTAGTCGTTTACTTTGTAAACTGGGGTATTGCAAATGGTGAAACGTTAGAATGGATAAATGATGTAGGGTGGAGATACATGTTTGCTTCAGGAGCTATACCAGCTTTACTCTTTGCTGTACTTTTGTTTTTAGTTCCTGAAACACCTCGCTATTTGGCAATACAGAATCAAGATCAAAAAGCTTTAGCTATACTTACAAAAATTAATGGATCTTTAGAAGCGAAAGCGATTCTGGGTGATATTAAACAATCGACTACTATCAATATTTCTTCTGAAAAATTATTCGCTTATGGAAAATTAGTTATTATTGTAGGTGTACTGCTTTCTGTATTTCAACAATTTGTAGGTATAAATGTAGCTTTATACTACGCTCCGCGTATCTTTGAAAGCATGGGAGCAGCTAAAGATTCTTCTATGCTGCAAACTATTATTATGGGATTAGTAAATGTTATCTTTACAGTTATCGCGATTTTAACAGTTGATCGATGGGGAAGAAAGCCTTTATTAATAGTAGGTTCTATTGGAATGGCAATTGGAATGTTTGGTGTAGCAAGCATGGCTTTTTCTAATATTATTGGAATAGGGACGCTTGTATTTATCATTATTTATACAGCTTCATTTATGATGTCGTGGGGTCCAATCTGCTGGGTGCTAATTTCAGAGATTTTCCCTAATAAAATTCGAGGTCGGGCTGTAGCTATTGCTGTAGCTGCCCAATGGGCGGCTAACTATTTTATTTCTTCTACATATCCTATGATGATGGAATATAGTGGGGGACTAACATACGGTTTCTACGGTTTAATGAGCGTGCTTTCTGCCTTATTTGTTTGGAAAATGGTTCCTGAAACCAAAGGCAAGACTCTTGAACAGATGGAGAATATATGGAGAAGAAATGTCAAAAATTCAGAAGATAGTCAAATTATTTAA
- a CDS encoding DeoR/GlpR family DNA-binding transcription regulator yields MSVLPEERKNEILKELNKMGKVKVIELVDQFNVSEETIRRDLMILEEKGLLKRVYGGAIKTVFEFEEPPFTQRTTVNQEAKIKVGKKAIELISNGDVIVIDVGTTMLEFAQCIENKKDITILTNSLPVSSVLTELLNQNKFTGQILLLGGQIDPKHQSICGGLTEQMLNQFNIDKAFISAGGVSIQSGVSNYHLRETLVSRKMVEVSKQVILLTDYSKIGVDTFCKVCPLEKVDVIVCEQPFPEEWRNHSKLEEVNWIQA; encoded by the coding sequence ATGTCTGTTTTGCCCGAAGAAAGAAAGAATGAAATTTTAAAAGAACTTAACAAAATGGGAAAAGTAAAAGTTATAGAATTAGTTGATCAATTTAATGTTTCCGAGGAAACGATTCGACGCGATTTGATGATATTAGAGGAAAAAGGACTTTTAAAGAGGGTTTACGGTGGAGCGATTAAAACAGTCTTTGAATTTGAGGAGCCTCCATTTACACAGCGTACAACGGTGAATCAAGAAGCGAAAATCAAGGTTGGGAAAAAAGCAATAGAACTCATTTCTAACGGAGATGTGATTGTCATTGATGTAGGGACAACCATGCTTGAATTTGCCCAGTGTATTGAAAATAAAAAAGACATTACGATTTTAACCAATTCTCTTCCTGTGTCGTCTGTGTTAACCGAATTGCTCAATCAAAATAAGTTTACAGGACAAATTCTATTACTAGGAGGACAAATTGATCCAAAGCATCAATCTATATGCGGCGGTCTCACTGAACAAATGTTAAATCAATTTAATATTGATAAAGCGTTCATTTCAGCTGGTGGTGTTTCCATTCAAAGTGGGGTTAGTAATTATCATTTACGTGAAACATTAGTTTCACGCAAGATGGTCGAGGTATCAAAGCAAGTTATATTGCTAACGGATTACTCTAAAATTGGTGTCGACACATTTTGTAAAGTTTGTCCTCTAGAAAAAGTCGATGTGATTGTCTGCGAGCAACCCTTTCCAGAGGAATGGAGAAATCATTCAAAATTAGAGGAAGTCAATTGGATTCAAGCATAG
- a CDS encoding Cof-type HAD-IIB family hydrolase — MSFIAIDLDGTLLNDQNEISEENIKAIQYAQDRGFEVVISTGRAYFDVQTICEKAGISPFVIGTNGATIHSKSAKCISSITITKDRVESILQWLDERNYYYEVFTDKAIYTLKKGREHFHNEIKSLKSADLNTDMKELVEVAERQFDQFGYVLVENYHDILKQEEEFYNILACSFDEKKLEEAWNQFKKFDELMVVSSADHNIEITSKRASKGMALEKLAFLMNGSLDKAMAIGDSNNDLSMFQKVGYSVAMGNAKDVIKTVCTTTTLKNDENGVAYAIYRYMENFVVQK; from the coding sequence ATGAGTTTCATTGCGATAGATTTAGACGGAACATTATTAAACGACCAGAATGAAATTAGTGAAGAAAATATAAAGGCGATTCAATATGCCCAAGATAGAGGCTTTGAAGTAGTTATTTCAACAGGACGAGCTTATTTTGACGTTCAAACAATTTGTGAAAAAGCCGGGATTTCCCCATTTGTAATCGGGACAAATGGCGCAACCATTCATTCAAAAAGCGCAAAGTGCATTTCTTCTATTACCATAACTAAAGATCGTGTCGAATCTATTCTCCAATGGTTAGATGAACGGAATTATTATTACGAAGTGTTTACTGATAAAGCCATTTATACTCTTAAAAAAGGAAGAGAACATTTTCATAATGAGATTAAAAGTTTGAAAAGCGCAGATTTGAATACAGATATGAAAGAATTAGTTGAAGTAGCAGAAAGGCAATTTGACCAGTTTGGATATGTTTTAGTTGAAAACTATCATGATATCTTAAAACAGGAGGAAGAATTCTATAACATTTTAGCATGTTCTTTTGATGAAAAGAAATTAGAGGAAGCCTGGAACCAATTCAAAAAGTTTGATGAGTTGATGGTTGTTTCATCTGCTGATCACAACATTGAAATTACTAGTAAAAGAGCTTCAAAAGGAATGGCCCTTGAAAAATTGGCTTTCTTGATGAATGGCTCATTAGATAAGGCTATGGCAATCGGGGACAGCAACAATGATTTATCCATGTTCCAGAAAGTTGGATACAGCGTAGCGATGGGAAATGCAAAAGATGTCATAAAAACTGTTTGTACAACGACAACCCTTAAAAATGATGAAAATGGGGTAGCTTATGCGATTTATCGATATATGGAGAACTTCGTGGTTCAAAAATAA
- a CDS encoding ABC transporter permease: MKSSLTFHKVIVGLLVIYLLIPLVGTFLFSIAGKWDHTILPESYTMKWYIELFQDERFFDAFRRTLFLIVMSVGLSVVIMLPTIFIITVYFSKWEGLLQAAAMLPYGIPPIVGAVGLIKVYSDGPIQIAGTPWILIGAYFITILPFMYQGIRNSLRTLNAVQLVDAAELLGATKFQAFRTVVFPNIISGILVSTLLSVALLFSEFAFANLLVGGRFETLQIYLADKLNSSGHLTSAIVITYYSMILLLTGTVLKLTFKNEKNPVGSNKKRILSFLKKHNCNKNTALEGEK, translated from the coding sequence ATGAAATCTTCATTGACTTTTCATAAAGTGATTGTTGGGTTACTAGTTATATATTTATTAATTCCGCTTGTAGGAACATTTTTATTCTCGATTGCCGGTAAATGGGATCATACCATTTTACCTGAGAGTTATACAATGAAATGGTATATTGAATTATTTCAAGATGAACGGTTTTTTGATGCTTTTCGACGAACGCTGTTTTTAATTGTCATGTCTGTAGGTCTTAGTGTTGTTATTATGCTTCCGACTATCTTTATCATCACGGTATATTTCAGTAAATGGGAAGGATTACTTCAAGCAGCAGCTATGCTTCCTTATGGAATTCCTCCCATTGTTGGAGCTGTTGGATTAATCAAGGTATATTCAGATGGACCGATTCAAATTGCCGGAACACCCTGGATTTTAATAGGTGCTTATTTCATAACGATTCTGCCATTTATGTATCAAGGTATTCGTAACAGTCTTCGTACGCTTAATGCTGTGCAGCTTGTTGATGCAGCTGAATTACTCGGTGCTACAAAATTCCAGGCATTTCGCACAGTGGTGTTTCCAAATATTATATCTGGTATTTTAGTGTCTACCTTATTATCAGTCGCTCTTTTATTTAGTGAGTTTGCTTTTGCCAATTTGCTTGTCGGGGGCCGATTTGAAACCCTTCAAATTTATCTTGCCGACAAACTAAACAGCAGTGGTCACTTAACAAGTGCAATTGTTATTACTTATTATTCAATGATTTTACTTTTAACGGGGACTGTATTAAAACTTACGTTTAAAAACGAAAAAAATCCTGTCGGGTCAAATAAGAAGCGAATTCTTTCATTTTTAAAAAAACATAACTGTAATAAAAATACTGCTTTAGAAGGTGAAAAATAA
- a CDS encoding ABC transporter substrate-binding protein has translation MNRTFKKNCYKSIQAVMLGVSVLGLAACGATNEEAAPVVKDPSSLTLKEIETKAKEEGTINSVGMPDSWANWGENWNEVMKKYTLKHNDTDLSSAEEIAKMESEGESATADIGDVGISFGPIAEQKKLTMPYKTSYWDEVPEWAKDDNGDWVVGYQGTIAFFTNKELVDNPPKSWDDILKGDYKVTVGDVQRGTQNQMAVLAAAIANGGDETNLQPGIDFFAKLAKQGRLSLTDAKPANIEKGEVEVALVWDFNALGYADQINRDQFEVTIPTEGSVVSGYATIINKFAKHPHAAMATREYILSDEGQINLAKGFARPIRDVELPKEVAEKMVPEEQYKNAKPIGDYKAWEETAKNLPQIWQEEVLVHVK, from the coding sequence ATGAATCGCACATTCAAGAAGAATTGTTACAAGTCTATTCAAGCTGTGATGTTAGGAGTGAGTGTACTGGGATTAGCTGCTTGTGGAGCTACTAATGAGGAGGCTGCTCCAGTGGTTAAGGATCCAAGTTCGTTAACCTTGAAAGAAATTGAAACAAAGGCAAAAGAAGAGGGGACTATTAATAGTGTCGGTATGCCTGATTCATGGGCTAACTGGGGAGAAAATTGGAATGAAGTGATGAAAAAATATACATTGAAACACAATGATACAGATTTGTCCAGTGCCGAAGAGATTGCCAAAATGGAATCTGAAGGAGAGAGTGCAACAGCTGATATCGGCGATGTAGGGATTTCCTTTGGGCCAATCGCGGAACAAAAAAAATTAACGATGCCATATAAAACTTCCTATTGGGACGAGGTACCTGAGTGGGCAAAAGATGACAATGGAGATTGGGTTGTTGGCTACCAAGGAACGATTGCATTCTTTACTAATAAAGAATTAGTAGATAACCCGCCTAAATCTTGGGATGACATATTAAAAGGGGATTATAAAGTAACAGTTGGAGATGTTCAGCGTGGTACACAGAATCAAATGGCCGTACTTGCTGCCGCTATCGCTAACGGCGGTGATGAAACAAATCTCCAACCAGGAATTGACTTTTTTGCTAAGCTTGCCAAGCAAGGCCGCCTTAGCTTAACTGATGCCAAGCCAGCTAACATCGAAAAAGGGGAAGTGGAAGTTGCCCTTGTTTGGGATTTCAATGCTCTTGGTTACGCTGACCAAATTAACCGAGATCAATTTGAAGTCACCATTCCAACTGAAGGTTCAGTCGTAAGCGGCTACGCAACTATTATTAACAAATTTGCAAAGCATCCACATGCGGCGATGGCAACTAGAGAATATATCTTAAGCGATGAAGGACAAATTAATTTAGCTAAAGGATTTGCCCGTCCAATTCGCGATGTAGAACTTCCGAAAGAAGTAGCTGAAAAAATGGTTCCAGAAGAACAGTACAAAAATGCAAAACCAATTGGAGATTACAAAGCTTGGGAAGAAACGGCTAAAAATTTACCGCAGATTTGGCAAGAAGAAGTGTTAGTCCATGTCAAATAA